The genomic stretch cctttggtttaatttgctcttctttttctagttcttccagttctgAGGTTAGGTCTATGATTTGAAATCCTTCTTTTTGAATATAggaatttaaagctataaattttacTCTCAGCAcagtttttgctgcatcccacagattttggtgttttctaattttgatatttcttaatttctgctTTGGTTTACTCTTTGACCtgctggttgtttaagagtgcattgtgttaattccacatatttgtgagttttccagttctccctgtgttactgatttctagcttcatccaGCTGTGGTCACAGAAGAATCATGgtatgatttaatattttaaaatttattgaaacttttgttttgtgacctaacacatggtctatcctgggggATGAtcccatgtgtacttgagaagaatgtgtattgtgctgctgttgggtgaagtgttctatctATGtatgttagatctagttggtttatagtattgcaCAAGTCTTCTagtccttattgatcttctgtctagatgttctatctattgttgAAAGTAGACATTTTGAAATCTCCTCCTATtcatgtctatttctcctttcaatctgtcgatatttgcttcatattttctGGGGCTCTAccattatgtgcatatatatttataattgttaaatcttcttgttgaattgacaacttattagtatatagtgtccatctttgtcccttgtaacagtttttcacttaaaatcTATTGTATCTGATATTTAGTATAGCTACCACAGCTcactttttgttactatttgcatacattttttccatcctttcactttcaacctacttacaTCGTTGAATCTAATTTGAGTCTCTTGTCAGCAGCATTTAGTTGAGTCATACttttttttatcaattctgccaatctctacttttttatcacattttcattataaaatataacatatatacgtagaagtgataactttccaagtgcaatttaacaagtagttagcaaatttcaaagaatattaaaggttacagttccatagtttcagttatttccttattatgaaatatatatacaaaaaggtaatatctttcaaagtatcattgaacaagtagatatataggaaatttccaaagttgttatgagttaaagtaccatagtttcagttatttccttactgtgaaatataacatatatacaagaaggtgatagctttcaagttacagtagctatagaacaaatttcaaaggatgctatgtgttacagtttcaccatttcatttctttccttctagccattctaataccctagcaactaagaaaaagaaaattatataaagattcagtattcataatcctttgttaaattccatcgtgtctgttgctaccccttcccctcatttaatcactttcccgatctttgGGGATATCTacacagtgaccaccctaacctgttcatgttgaaatggGGTGTCAGTGTTATGAGCaaaagggacacatctagttgatgttcttgaagaggctgctgcctctgggtttggaacttatctgacataggagctctctgaagagtttaagtttctgaagaaaaatcttagtgagtgaaacttttataaagtctgatagggatctggatattctttaaggttttcgggattaccattgacttgggcttatcatattgtggtcatttggcatatctaagtgaagcttgcataggagtaacctccaggacagcctcttgactctatgtGAATTCTCTCCGCTGctagaaccttattttgttgcctttcttttcctccctttggtcaaaaaggcattctccgTCCTTCAATGCCAAGTCAGGcttattcccagaatccatgtcccatgtcatcAGGAAGGCTCATTCTTCTTGGGGGTCTTGTCCCGTGTTGGGGGCAGGtaggtaatgaatttatttgcagagttatgcttagagaaagaaagtccacatttgagcaacaaaagaggttctctggaggtgactcctaggcataattataggtgggcagcctcccctttacaaccataagtttcacccaagcaagcctcaatgtcaagggcttgacttataaagtagggggttcctaagtttaCATAGCCTGTGTTATGCCcgcgataatccatccatatctcacattatcatcacttagttatacaatccttatcactctccattttaaacaattctcatgacccaaaacatgtCATAGCTCTTGTcggcccttaattatttgtccttagtatttgtgtaatactagtatggtattcctattaattgcagtccctagtatgcaatatgtggattttttcccatatacccttctgttgtcaactctctgtgctagtgtcataccttagaagtatatcaggCAAGAACTTGGCTATATTTGTGGTGCTTATCTGTGGgaaacatacctttaaacaaccttttcaatcctatttgccttcagtaTAGCTCTGAtgcttataattccattaacaaacagttgtcacccctatccattaccatacctttgaattcaccgtatctgaacatattagcttATCATTCCCCATCGCTAGCTgttatctatcactaggtccccaatattcttacattttcagacattgattttacattgttcagatagttcatagaagtggtaacatacaatatctctccttttgtgtctgagttatttcactcagaattatatcttcaaggttcatccatgttgcctttaagtttcaggaccttgttgctttcTACTGCTGTGTtgtattccatcatttgtatatactacattttgtttatccgctcgGTCTGCTGAAGatcacttggcaattgtgaacaatgctgctatgaacattggtgtacaaatgtctgttcgtgtcactgctttcaaatcttctgggtatataccaagaagtggaattgccagatcatagggtaattcaatatctagttttctgagaaactgcccaAGTGTCTTCCAGCTGTAACATTGTActatcccaccagcaatgaataagagttccagtttctccaaatcctctccagcatttgtagtttcctatttgtttaatggcagtgattcttattggtgtgagatgatacctcattgtggtcttgatttgcatctccctaatagctagtgaagatgaacattttttcatgtgtttcttggccatttgtatttcctcttcagagaactgtctttcatatcttttgcccattttctaattgggctgtttgtactatggtcattgagttgtaggatttctttatatatgcaagatatcagtctcttatcagatacatgctttccaaatattttctcccattgcattggctgcctcttcacctttttgacaaattcctttgaggtacagaagctttttgttttgaggagttcccagttatctgttttttctttcattgcttgtgctttgggtgtaaggtctaagaagcaagctactaatactaggtcttgaagatgtttccctgcactATCTTATAGgagtttatggtactgtctcttctATTGCggactttgatccactttgagttaatttttatatagggtgtgaggtagggatcctctttcattctttttgttatggctatccagttcccccagccacatttgttgaagagactgttctttccctgtTCAGTgcatttgggggccttatcaaaaatcagtcaacagtatatctaggggtctatttccaaactttcaattagattccattgatcaatatgtctatctttatgccaatatcatgctattttaaccactgtagctttatagtaggcttcagaaTCTGGAAgtataagtcttcccactttgttcttcttctttaggatgtttttgtcaatttgaggccccttacccttccaaataaatttgataactagcttttccaagtatgcaaagtaggttgttggaattctgattgaaattgcattgaatctgtagattagtttctgtagaattgacatcttaacaatgtttagtcttcccatccatgaacatggaatatttttccacctctttaggtccttttttatttcttttagtaaaactttgtaattttctgtgtagagatcttttacatccttggttatgtttattcttcagcagttgatttttttagttgcgatcatgaatggaattttttttgattcctcttcagttaggtcattattagTATATAGGAATATTAGTGACTTATGTTCCTTAAttttatatcccaccactctgctgaatttgttaacTCAAATAGTTTTGTGgtcgaattctcaggatttttcaaatataagatcatttcttctgcaaataatgacagttttactttttcctttccaatttggctacactttatatctttgtcttggcgaattgctctggctagaacttctagtaccaTGTTGAacaatagaggtgacagtgggcatccttatcctgttcctggtcttagggggaaggcttttagCCTCTctctgttgagtactatgctggctgtgggtttttcgtatatgcccttttatcatattgaggaagtttccttcaattcctacctttgaagtgtttttatcaaaaagggatgtcgaattttgtcaaatgctttttcagcatctatcaagatgatcgtttgatttttcccttttgatttgttaatgtgttgaattacattaattgattttcttgtgttgaaccactcttgcatgccaTGAATGAACCTCatttggtcgtggtgtataattcttctaatgtgcatttgcattcgatttgcaagtgttttgtttaggatttttgcatctctgttcattaaggagattggccaaTAGTTTGCCTTTTTTGTAGTGTGCTTATTCTTTTGAAGATCTTCAAGTTCCAATTTTTAAGACTTAAATAGGTCCCCAACAATCAAAAGACTATAGCTATAGTAGAAAACATTGAGGAAGAATAATGATTTATCATACACTGACTGGCTCAAGGGGATGCTACTTTTATGCGGGGAAAATTGATTTCTTAACACTCAAAAGTTTGATACCAGTTATgattaaagatatttttgttctccatatgTTATAGTTTGTTCAAGCAGGAAGTAGGAGCGTTTGTTTGCAAAGTACTTTGAAACCCCTGATTAACATGTGACAGTGGCCTTGCGGGGTTAGGTAGGTGGGCCAGGATCTGATCTCTTATCAGAGTCTGCTGCCCTTTTTGTCCCtcaccttttcttttttggattctTGTTCCTCCTTTGGTTTCCCTGAACACTGAAGTAAACTCATGAGTCTCTTTCTTACTGCTCATTctgatttttttacttaaaacttTGCCATGCTCTAAGTGGTAATGGTAAGAATTAAAGAAGAAACCAACAAATTCAATAAGAGTTTattgcaaaaggaaaagaaaatttaattgtTCAAAACACAAActacaacattttatttttataaagcaagGTGCTTTCATACAGCATGAATTAATAACTATAGCACTATCTACCTTCatttttcagacatttttaaTAGACAAGGTATAAAATGAAGCTCTTTGAGACCCTTTCTTACAACTAGTAATTAAAAGTAGATTGGTCTCTACTGATGGTGAATCTTTTCAGGTGGTTTTGTGCACGCTTCATGGGGgcttcccctcccctgccccccgtGGGTACTCCTCTGACACTGCTGGGCCCCGTCATTCCCGGGAGGGCTCTGCCCTGAGGGAGGCCAAGCACAGGGCCTGGGTCCCTGGAGCCTCCTCCAAGCAGCGCCAACCTGGGCCAGCTCAGCTCCAGCAGAAGTTTTTGCGTTTTAAAAACAAAGTGTATAGATGGAAGAACATTTCATTAgacttaaaaatggaaattccttcctcctcctcttttatACCTTTTCCTAACACCCAAGGCCTCTCCCTTGAGAATCAAAGTAATGTAGTTCTTTTAAGCAAAATGATTGGTTTTCTGCCCTCACATAATCTAGGCCTTAGTGGAAATGGATTAAGTGacctcacaattttttttttttccacagaagAATCATGTGGAAAAGACAGGCTGCTGCTATGTCAGGGATCACAGGCAGAGCCCACCCAGTGCAGCCCCTGAGAAGTGTCTCTCAGGACCCATTATGATTAAATACCTCAACCCATTAGCTTCAACGTCTTTTGTTGTCCTCCGCAGAGATGCATTCTCTCATTGGTGATTATAGGCCATTTTCCATCCCTATCATTTCtatcctctcttcctccccttctctgCCCTTGCCCAACCTCCGTTTCTCTCTATTTCTGCATCCCTGTTCCACAGCAGCTCTCTTTTTAGGGCCTGAAGTCTTCTGGGCGGATTTTCATCTCCACCCGTTTTAGGGAGTAGGTAGTCCCATGCCAGCCGATCCAGGTGAGGCCATTCAGGTGCTTGTATTGCTCTTCAGGGTTGTAGTACACCCCGTTGAGGTTTGAGGTTGCGCAGCATTTGTACCAGTATCCACCTGACACGAGAAACAGAACAGTGGCAGTAAGCTGAGTATGCCCCTCCTTGGAAAATAGACGGTAGTCCAAGATGTcaggaatttgaaaataaatcatcAGAGcccatttcaaaaaaaataacagaaataatgtagatattttaggttatttctttcttcttattcctttgttttggttttgtttgaaatgttgttgttttgtttattttttaatttcttgataaagttaaaaaaaaagataccaaaacCAGAACACCAGTAGTACAGTGATAAATTTACTCTCTCTTCTTAAGTGGGATTACAGGCTTATACCCAATCCCCACTCCCCACTGTCACCCCAACACGCACCCATCTTACCTTTAAGTAACTTGGCACAATTTTCCAAACAGCTGTCGTTGTCCTTGTCCTTGGTGGTGAAGGCTGTGTCATTATGATGGAAGAGGGCGTCATCCTCCACATTGCCACTGTAGTTCCCCAGGAAGAGGCGGTAGCTGCTCACTTCATTGCCCAGAGCAAAGTGACTGTACTCAGCATAGCGCACGTTGCCCTCCCAGTCCTGTCAGGAAGAGTCAGAGCCTTAGAGAAACCGCCCAGGGCTTCATTTCATCTCACAGAGAAGACCCAGCCCTGTATCTCTTCTCCCTCTGCAGGCCCATAGCCAGGCATCTTTTATCATAGCTCTGGGTCTAGTTTACTCCCGTTCCATAGCAACCTGGAAATCAGAAAGCATGAGTCCTAGGCCAAACCTCTCTCTTGATTCATCATATGACCTTGATTATTGTCTCTTTCTGTACTTCCTCACTTCCCTGGTGTGAGTTGTAAATTTGCAATTTCACTCTATCTCACTCAgatatgttaagaaaaaaaaaaaagtagtgtggAATATAAAGCGCTTTGAGGCCTTTGTGAAGGGGCACTCACAAGTATTGGTAAGCCTTGCACATAAAGAACCTCATTCCCAGGCCAGGTCGGAGTTAGCCTGTTGGACTTGCTCTGCTCTGGCCTGGGCTGGCCACCTCCTCATGCCACTGTAGCCCTCCTTTTGAGCAAAATAGGGAAAAAACTATTCTTCCTCAGCTGTCCTGCCACCTGAAGGAAAACCATCATAGTAAATATTCACATCTTAGTGACTAAGCCTAGGAACCGTGCCCCAGAGTGATGCACAGACATGTGTGGTGGCCCTGGAACAGTCCCAGGGACCCAGGCCCAGCGGTCACCTCCATTTCCACACGTAGCTGAGTTGGCCGTCTGGTGAGCCTGTGGATGTGTTCATTCCCCAGCCAGAAGTCCCCATGGATGTTGCCAAAACCTTTCTTGTACTGCTTCCAGTCCTGGTAGAAGGAGACAAGGCCATTCTTTCGTCTCTGAATGACGGTCCAGCCACCGCCTGAAGTCTCCATGTCACAGAACACCTAGCAGAGAGAATTGCTCTGGTCAGGGCCTAGCAGAAGCAGGTGGCAGGAGTGTGTGGGCAGGAGTCACAATCTTTTCCCAGCCTCACAGCCAGTGGGTGCATGCACTTCCATAGTCATGCTGGCTCACTGGTAGTAATGGTTCTACCCCAGCGTTGGTGAGTTGGAGCAGGGTAGTGGTTTACTGGGGAAGCTTTATCAGAACTGGGGCTGTGGGGAGTGCATAtacttcaaagagagaaactcaGGAGCTTCTGATATGCCCCCTTCAtgttctgtcttttcttctccccACGAAAATAACTACTCTGGGACATGGAAGAGATCTAAACTAGCTAGGTGTTCGTAATCAGAACAATCTAATGTATGTTAGAGGGTCTGGTTTTAGTCGATACTGATCTAAAGGGGAAAAATAGATGCCTGTGTTTTTTTGGGGGTTCTTTTGGCCCATAAATTGAGTGTTTAGTATCTCTGGTATTTGGCATGTTTGCAtctctgttttgtgtttcccTTTCATTAGACTAGAAATAATCCCTTTTGTCTCCATCCCTTTGCATGGGGTGGAGGACAAGAGGTAGAACATCAACCGTGGACTTATTGGACCTCACCTCTGCCTTAGGGCGGCCCAGGAAGTCGTTGGGAGGAAGCTTATACAGTCCAGAGATGCGGTAGTTCTTCTGATAGAGGGAAGAGCAGTCATAGATGGCATCTAGGAAAGGAGCAAACCACAGGGTGAGCATCCAGATTCAGGGCTCCAGGGCAGGCGGGACATTCCTGCTGCATCTAAACTGGATGTGTCGAAACCGAGACTTCATTTCAACCATGGAATTGACATTGCTCATAACTGCTGGGCAGTGTCTAGATTCAGAAGAGGTGTGGATAGAGAGAgcaaaaaaggtgttttttgccctcACTACTGGTAGGGCAGGAGGGTGGGGAAGCCCTTCACCTGGATGGCAGCAACAGAGCACTCAAACAGGCATTTGCAGGATAACTATGAAATGGATTATCGTGCTATCATCCTGGCCATGAATTCTAGAAATGTTACATTGTGTGAAGACCATGGATTCTGAAATTTATTGTAACTGATGCTCCTATTTGATAGATTCAGACTTGTCAGACAGCTCGCTTGTTCCCAGACAAGTCATGAGGATCTCACAGAGTCtggttttggtgttggttggttggttgttggtttgttggttggttggttggtttttgttgTAATTGTTGTTTACAGGGTAATGGTTACTGCCAACCAGGACCCTAATTAAGGGGGATAGATTTTGCAATCTTATCTTTCCCTCCTTAATCTAAGAATGCCAGAATGACATGAAAACACCCTGAAGAACCCTTTGAAGTCTTTCCCTGACAGTGttattaaaacaagaaaatgagCACATTGGACAGACTGATTTTCACTCTGGGGTTGATGTAAATGCTTTCTTGGATGCCCGTTGGCCATCTGCTTTCTGATGGATTTTGTATCCCTATTCTGAATGTCAAAGAGCTCTGTGAGAGAGCCAGCCTTCCCTGATAGGATCCGGAGCATGGGAAATCATACTCTCCAGGGGACGCTTCCTGCTTCTGTGTCTTGGGATCTTTGTCTTGGTGGCCACTCCTGTGGGCTCTGGGAGAAGAACACAACAATGGCAACTGGATCCCTCCTGCCCCAGGAGTTGTCAGAGGCTGCCTGGCTCCCTTGCAGAGCACGCTGGGGCAGGGGAATTGGGGTGCATGTGTCTTTTTCCTCAGAGTTCTACATTTCCTGTTACTGATGAAAGCATCTCAACTTACTGCTTTTCCAAGGGCACCTCCTTACAGAGTATAAAGGCGGCCAGCAGCTGGTAATGCAGAAGAATAAGGAATGACCCCCAGAGCAAAAGAGGAAGAGGCAGGCTGGGGAGTTGCCTTTGGTCCCCCAAGAAATTCCCCCTGGGTGGTGAGAAAATCACCTGTTGGGAGGAGCAGGAAGTGGCCTGGCAGATTCCTCTCTCTGACCTGATCTGCTGCATATCTAGTTTCATCTCCCAGGCCCAATCAGGACTCATTTCTCTGGAAAATTGCCCAAGAATAACTTTCTACCCTAAACCGAGAGTCTGGAAGTAAATGCTTAGTAAATGGTTTATACACTTTAGTTTATATAACAGAATTTTCAAGCTTATTTCATGTTAAAACTGTGTCTTTGTCTGAACTGAGGATAAACAGAACCTACTAGTTACAGCCATTGCCTTTTCCAAGAAGCTAAGGCTTTCTTTGTTCGCGATTTGGTTTATAATGTGACTAATGATTTTTGTGTCAGCAAGAAATGATCTATCTACAGAATATGTTTCTGACACCTAATCTTTTCCTGATAGTTTTGAAAGCCTAAATTAATCTCTAAACAATAAATTTACCCCTGAACATTTCTAAGCCAAGtgaaccagaaactgaaagttacttttcaacagaaaata from Choloepus didactylus isolate mChoDid1 chromosome 2, mChoDid1.pri, whole genome shotgun sequence encodes the following:
- the LOC119527960 gene encoding angiopoietin-related protein 7-like, whose protein sequence is MLEKTLSPMTWLCILIVAFASCPVWPQKPPSHRMPIPLQPASCCEEVKELEAQIANQSDLLSELMKDRDWPSFTMQVTGPEGSNRHISLWLTNEDTKFPEMNNEIDITQAAQTSADAIYDCSSLYQKNYRISGLYKLPPNDFLGRPKAEVFCDMETSGGGWTVIQRRKNGLVSFYQDWKQYKKGFGNIHGDFWLGNEHIHRLTRRPTQLRVEMEDWEGNVRYAEYSHFALGNEVSSYRLFLGNYSGNVEDDALFHHNDTAFTTKDKDNDSCLENCAKLLKGGYWYKCCATSNLNGVYYNPEEQYKHLNGLTWIGWHGTTYSLKRVEMKIRPEDFRP